The Eriocheir sinensis breed Jianghai 21 chromosome 58, ASM2467909v1, whole genome shotgun sequence sequence ACCCCAGCAGGTGATGGCAATGACATCACCAAGGCTTCAGGAACCCCAGCAGGTGATGGCAGCGCCCCGACCCTTGCCTCAGGTGACAGGGTCGATGGTGTGGAGGAAGCCGGTGTGGTGGTGACCCCGGCCTCGAAGTGTGAGGTCAGTGCTGTGAGGGAACCCAGCGGCGTGGCCCCGGACTACACCATCCAGACTCTCCGCCGCCGGGAGGCCAAGAAGCCCAAACTGAGCGCCCGGGACAGAGACTCCTGAGACACCCGGCGCCCCCTACACATGGGCGGACGCTTTTGTGGACTTCACGGCGATCTTTGTCGTCGTCGCGTCCGGCGTCCTGGCGTACTACACGTGCTGGTGATGCGCCGCCACGCCCGCCCGGAGGTGTTACTGGACACGAGCCATtgtatctatctctttctatatcGCTATCTCCCTTACTACTCTTGTGTGCACCATGTTTCTGGTCGCAATTTTGTCCCTCTCGAGAAAAGGCATCAGACGTGTgtgtactagtgtgtgtgtgtgtgtgtgtgtgtgtgtgttgacaatcTGACAGCTACATATGATTCTCACCAATATCTGGTTCATCTggttctctccatccctccttttctttccttctccttctgtcttatcctctcccatccttcaccccctctttctccctctccctctcctcctcctccttcatcttaggaggaggaggaggaggaggaggaggagggacaagatgAGATCACggaggaaagataaataggaagcgaaaaaaaaaggaagagagagaggaagaggtggaagacaaaggaggaggaggaggaggaggaggaggaggaggacagaggagggaggaaagtaagaggaaagttttaagaggaaaataagggaaatatttcgattacaacgagagagagagagagagagagagagagagagagagagagagagaggcggtctGTTAATTTCCATGTATATGGTATTTTATGCATAAATTCAtatcctgtttgtctgtctgtctgtatgtctttgtctctgtctgttaggaagttgttttcttctctctctctctctctctctctctctctctctttgttttgttttgttagtgcGTGTCGCTTTTAGTAATTTAATATCTTCAAATACACGAATAAAAATCTTCCCATTACATCATTATAGTTTTCCATTTTGTGTATTGTTTCGAAATCAAAACTCGGCTAAGATATATAATAGTTACCCCCACCTAATATGTATTGTTTTGATCATGCCAAATAAAACCTACATCACCATTTCTACTTTCTACATTTTTTACGTTTCTCATTCTTTTATCATCTCCTttcgtctattttctttttcttttgtttttccgttCTTTCCACTGCAGCGAATCTTTtcaaggagaaataagaagaaaccaCGAACAGGCAGACAAGAGCGACCTTCAAGGAATGTAAACGCAATTGAGGCTACAGAGAAAGTGGGAAAAATACTTCACTAAAAGGGGACCACAACTTTGCTTTTTCACATATGGCTGAGAAGACAAAAAACAGCGATAGGGAGAATTATATAGCCTAATGGGTTTCAAATATGCTGAACATGACTTAAAATATTTGTAACCATGCAATGCAAAATGTTAATATGATTGGAAGAAACAATGTCAATCGGTGGcccttgcaaaaaaaaaaagagcatcataaacctcacacgcacacaggcaAAAAGGATGAGATAGAAAAACAGATATAGAGGGATATATTTAAATCGATAGATATTGATACTTTTAAAGGCGACGGCTACAAATTTCAATAACAGGAATATATAATTACATAAACCGAAGAACAGTGGAAACAACCGTATTACATCAACATCAATAAACTAAAATTCCCAGACAACCAGTGTAAATTATCCTGAAGAAGTCACTCACCTCTCCCTAAGcggcgagacagacagacagacagacggatggatGCTATTATGTGTAAGGgttcgttcacactacaagcagagcagagCGGCGCGGTTAGGTGTTCACACATAAGCAGAGCAGGGCGACCGGCACAAGAATAATTCGCAGGCAACAGCCCGATAAACTCCTCGGTGTTTATctggaaggatgatgaaaaatTTAACGATTTATATACAAAGGAACATGGAATTTCGTTGTTAAAGCCAAGTCCCATGGCTGTGTGGGTCACTGATGATTGGGTATAGGATCAGAATATCACCAAATTACCTTTTCTAAACATACGGCTATTGTATATCGTTGAAATGTACCTCAACTATGCACAATCTGGTCAGTTTTTTGTAGTTTTGGCTTCAGCAATAAAAACTCACCTATGTAGATACTAGATAGCTTCTTGGCCATGTTGATTGAAGGGTGGAGCCGTGGAGGGCCGCTAGCTGCGAGCAGGAAAAAATACGGCCAAATTTCCCGAGCGCGCTGCTCCGCTCCGCGCTGCGCCGCTCTGCTTCCGGTGTAAACACCTGAGCGTCTGTACAGtcaaaactatgtaaaaattaatgccgctactaaccgctctgctctgctctgccctgctctgcttgtagtgtgaacgaacCATCCACGAGCCATCAGCTGCCGACGACGAGAATCTTGTCACTGATATgaactgaaaaataaataaataaacaagaaatatatataaacaagctAAATAAATTAACATAGAAAAAGCATAAATAAGTCAATTAAAACAAGCAACATCATTAAAACAAGCAACATCAACGACAAGAACAACATATTGCTGGCTTGCtgctactactaaaaaaaaagtagGCTATTTAATTTTACATCATTTTGCATCTATCcggctgtccttccttcctcacaaacacacaaactcgcAACAAAATAAGGCTTCAGATCAGTAATAACAAAATCAACAAAGAcggcaacaacagtaacaacaacaacaacaaactgacTTGCAATAGCCTATTAACAATCGCGTTTGGCAGTTATTTAGGTGGTAAGTTAATTAGGCACAGAGGAGGATGAAACACTAATTACCAACGTCACCTAGATACGACAATTAGGCATCAAtagttagtagttagttagttagttggttagttaggcAGTAGATTGGTTAGTTAGAAAGTTaggcagttagttagttagttagatttaGTTCGTTAAGTAGTTAGTTCGTTGGTGAATTAGGCAGGTGATTAGTTAGTTAGGCAGTTAGATAGTTTGTTAATTAGGCATCCCTCACCACACAACTTacatcactaaaaaaaaaaagaaaaaaaacagatcaaaccccgtatttttaaacgtatctgcgcctcagttcgcctattTAAAAGGTCTAgttgaagttgctgggcttttcatggattTTTTGTGGTCCTAGATATAGTTTTACCCGGCTTCTGCATCTACAACGGGGATAATCGacaatgaaaacccggttaaccttctctgtggccttggaaaatggtCGCAATGGGAGgacgatacgtttaaaaatatgaacccaagcattcaCGTCCAAACACCAAAGATAACACAATATTTCAACTTGTTCTGCCCCGCCATGACTCCGCTGGTCACGTGACAATAACAAACACCTAGTGACTCCCCTCATTATAACCACACCACAGTACGTACATAAACACAGTCACGGGGTTATAGAATGGCCTACGCTGTTATTTTCTAAAGGAAGACACAAAGATGACAGGCAGGGAGCAACTTACCAATTAACACGTAGAGGTGATGAAAAGGCACTTACCCACACAAGAGCCGCGCGCAACACTGGctggtttcttcttcttcttttggcctgtattgctttgtatcgcttcgtagatcctcatcctcctctttatcctctcttctgtttattgacacacttctttcttctttttcttcctcctcttcctttgatgCATTAcactatttatctttcctctatAATCCATTTTCGTACTCTAATTTTCACGAAGCCCAAAGCACCCCATGATACACAGAAAACGACGAGTGTGAGTATCATTTTATTGTAAACTATGAAGTACAGTGTAAAGTCATGATGGAAAGATGCAAAAAATATCGAGTAGCAACAATATATGTGTAGGTACGTACAGTCGTTGAAGAAAAGGATGTCTGCAACTCCACAACACAACCCGTACGCAGTGACTTCACCGCCCTGTATGGCGTGAAGGGCAGACTGCTTTATTTTCCCTCGgtctttttgtttgcttgttggatgtgtgtgtgtgtgtgtgtgtgtgtgtgtgtgtgtgtgtgtgtgtgtgtgtgtggagagagagagagagagagagagagagagagagagagagagagagagagagagagagagagagagagagaatacactgAAATAAAGTTCTCTATAATCATACAACAATATATAACAACAGAGGTCGCTCTACGCGTAGCACCGAGGCAGGCAACACAGAAGGCAGCTGGGTGAGTGGCCGCGGCGGGCAATCACGGCTGCCTGGCGCGGCTCAAAGGCGGGGCAGGAAGGTAAACAGGTGAAGGAGGCACTCAGTAAACATCCTTTCATCCACGAAGATTGAGAGATGCATCCTGCAGAATATtatttaaaataaacataaaaatatgaaaatttcTCATAAATTCTTTCTGGCCACATAGTGAAAGAAGGATTGCCTGCATGGAGCTCCCCTAGGTGGACTGATCGAGTGGCCTTTTGTAGCTTCCTTATGACCGTGTGTGCATCCTTGCGGTAAGCTCGTACTACAGTTCAGGCACAAGGCAGAGGTGGGGGGGATGAGGTGGACGGGTCAGGCCGCAAGCCAGCAATGGGCAATGATCTGGGTCAGGGGCGGGATCAACAGTGTGGCGGGTGTTGCGTGGCCGGTAAGGCACGTGAACGTTACGCTGATCAAAATACTCGATTGTGTTGTGTAATATTGTCTTGGGACTTCTTCATCATGCTAAAGGCACAGCTGGCAACAAAAGTTAAGAATCAGCGATTCAGGCACAGTGTTTTAAAGTGTGTGAGGTCAGGAAGCAAGGCTCTCGGTGACAATCTTAATTTCCATTCGAGCAGACGGCTAAAGAAGGCCCAGTCAGGCAGTTCCCAGGGGCCGCCACCACACTGACTCAGCCCTGTTGTTTCGTGTACTGCGTGATGCTCCAATCTAAGCCAAAACCTTTCTCGGTGTCTAATATTTATCGTGGACTCCTAATGGCCAGGCCGGCAGCGCCCCAGGCCCCGCCACCACATGTCAAGGTCCTGCTGCGTCGTGGTCTGCGAGCTGTTGTGAAGCCTGAGGCACAGTTCACACAGAGGAGGCCTCAGCGTCGGCCTCCAGAACGCCCTCCACAGGTGGTACTCGGCATACTCCCGAGGGTTTTTCTGCAGGCGAAGCAGCAGGTGAGCCAACTGGAGCGGCCCGAGGCTTCCGGCGTTGATGAAGGATTTGTGTGGCAGGAAGGCGGAGTAATTGGCACCCCCCAGCACCACGGGCACCAGGCCGTGCACCAGCGGCCGCCACACCTTCTCCGTCACGTAGGCGTCACACAGGGCGTTCTCAAAGGCCAGGTAGAAGAGGTACCGGACGCCAATCACCTCCCGCCAGCAGCTGTCGTCGCGGTGCTTCTCCCTTCTGCTGCACCTGAGGGACGAGAACGGCACAAGATAAAATCGTGACTCCCGAAAGTAAGTTAAGAATTACTGTCAGAGGGCGTGGTGCAGGTAACTGACACCAACACCTTCACCTACCCACTACACTTTCGATCTTTGTTTCGATTCAAGCGACATGCTCATCTCATTTCTTGGGTGTGTAAGACTCTGCACTACTATAAAAGTGCTAAAAATGCTGATTCCTAATTCTAATAATGCTTGTCTTCACACAATAactctatttttatataaatggcTAATAATCAGAGATGAGCTGGGTATTTCAAGTCACGCGTCAACAGATGGAAAGCCAAAGTACGTGCGGCAGTGTAGCGACAGTGTCATGAATTGGATTGAGTACGTACATTGTATACCAGAAAGAGAAAGGCGGAGAACGTTGGTAAAAGCTCTCCTCTCTCAGACTGATAATGATGGTGTTGAAATCCACTCACCTCAGAGGGCCGCAGGTTCCGTACACGTCGACGGCCACGTGCTGCTGGAGGCGCCGCACGTACTCCTCGCGGCGGGAGGCGGTGTAGCAGTGGGACGACATCCAGGCCACCAGACGCGGCCTCGTCAGGAAGGCCCTCCAGGACTCTCCCGCGGGGCCTGGCGGAACAGCAAGAGCAAATCAGTAAACGGAAATCCGTGAAACTCAGAGGCTACAAGAACTAAATGAAAGGACTTTGTCAACGGCAGAAGAACTGACATTTGTTATAATCTTCAGGCacagataaaagaataaaaaaagctaGGTGTCTAAAggtgatagaaaaaaaacatattaggATCAAATCAGAACAATTTAGAGCCTTTCAAATGGGTCCTGAAGGTAAGGCCTAAACTAAACTAAAGAATTCTGGTCTACACAAAGGTTTCCGATTCCTTGGGACATCCGTAGCTCTGCCTATAAATTAACTCAGGCTGGGGATGGTAATGTGTTTATGTGTTTACCTGAGGGACTGAACGGACTCTGCCTCGCCCTTCCCCTCACGAGAGAATTAAAGGGATCCAATACTATTAATCATGTCCTTTCATTCACGGCACAGGCAGCGGTCTGTTGGGATTTTCTTATCAAATTCTCGGCGATGTATAGTCTTTCGAGGCAACTGGTTATACGATTAGtagtgtttagagagagagagagagagagagagagagagagagaacccacccCATGTTGACTCTGCCTTCGTCAGTCGCGTCCTCCCCCGTCAGGAGTGGGCGGACTACAAAGCATGAACAGAGTCAAAATTCCAAATGCAAATATCAAAAACTGTTGCTAAAAATCGCGAGTTGCAGAATCATCAAGCGAAAGTcacgcagttttttttttttttattcacattcatTAATTTAATTTTGGCGCCGCTTGCTGTTACGCTTTTTTTTTGTCCAGAATTTTTATTTGTCCTGATTGACCTCCCTCGCACAGCcacgcatcacacacacacacacacacacacacacacacacacacacacacacacacacacacacacacatgtatacgcCGTCATTTTATGGTATTtcgttttgtttgtattttccttttttttatttgtttggttgGCTGGCAGTTCGTTGGCTTGTTAGTTTGTTAAAAGCAAGTTGGTTAGGTAATTTCTTAACGAGCTACTTACGAGGTCGGGCTGTTAGTCTCTGTTAgctaaccccttgaccgcggattccccacaagaagacatcaccaagctacaggaatggaacaaaaagtggctgatacaattcaatgaagaaaaatgtaaagtcctgcaccttgggagaggatatccagcataccgataccacatgggaaacactccactatccaccacagaagcagagaaaaacctgggagtgtaagtaaccaggctaccaatgaaagccgaatccgtaccaatcgcagcggacgggttagatAGATAAGCAGGTAGGCAGGTTGTCTGTTTGTTACCTAGTCCCTTAGTCAGTTGGTCTCGTTACTTCATAAATTCTTTAGTTAATTAGGCAGTTACTTGGTTAATTACTTAGTTAATCAGTTAGTTACTCCTTCATTTAATCATTTAGTTACTCAATCACCTAGTAAGTTAGTTGGTCAGGTAGATAGTTAGCcagttagttagctagttagtgaGCAAATTAGTCAGTTAGTAAATAAACTAGTCAGTCAATCCGCTAGTTAGATAGACTGTTAGTTACTCAGTCAGGAAATCATTTGGTCAGGCATTAGCTGTTTATTATTTGAATGCTTACTTGGCTCCCTATCGACGTAGCGAGGCCAGGGGGACGGAAGCAGGCGAGGCAGAGTCTTCTTGTGATGCAGAGCGTTGAGGTAGGCGGCGTGGGTGGAGCTGGTGGCGTCGAGAAGGGCCGGACGAATGGGCGTGAAGGGAGGACGGCTTcgtggagaaatggagaggggcgagacagcggcgggggcggggggcggcggttCGTCAGGGCCCCCATCAGCGGACAGCGGCAGTAGGGCCCCGTAAGGCTCCATGATGTCCGAGGCGGGGTGATAGGTCATGGTCCAGTTGAAGAGGCCACTCAGGTCTCGAGGGGCGCCTGCAAcctaaaggggaagaaaataactacactaaccaactaactaactaactaaccaactaactaactaactaactataataacaaaataccaactatctaactaactaacgggcTCTCTATCTGACTAACTAATTaagtaacaaactaactaactaactaactaactaatttattaaCCCATGAACACACAAATAAActaacaaccaaacaaacaaataaagcaaAGTATTGTAAAccattcctctgtgtgtgtgtgtgtgtgtgtgtgtgtgtgtgtgtgtgtgtgtgtgtgtgtgtgtgtgtgtgttaattccctTTCCCTGAATCGTTGCAATAAAGAAAGAACACAATGCAAAATGTGGGGCAAGATAATTTTCATAGAATTGTAATAAAATCATAGAATCAtagaattgtaaaaaaaaaataatttaaataaaaatccgccgctttatctttttttttcttatgtctgTGTGTCAATCTGTTGATGTGTCCACGCATGTGTCAATTTGCCGTGTCTTAAACTGCGTCTGttattctgtctgtctatctttctgcctgtctgtctgtctatccgtgtgTCTATCTTCCTGGCTGTCTctcgcgcaaaaaaaaaaaaaaaaaaaaaatactatagtTTCATGAGGCAGGTGTGAAGGATTACCTAATTAAACACAGattcatgagtgtgtgtgtgtgtgtgtgtgtgtgtgtgtgtgtgtgtgtgtgtgtgtgtgtgtgtgttggcgtgtgCGTGGAGAGCGCGTGTGAGGTGGCCAAGTGGAGGACGTGTTGCATTACGGGGATACGGGGAATGTGGAGGGGCGGCGGAGACCGTGGGAGGCGCGGCGTGGGCGTGAGGGTGTTGTGTGGAGCTGCTGTGAGAGGCGTGCGGGTCGAGGCGTGTGTGGGAGGcgagtaaagaggagagagaggagaggaaataaaacatCCTGAAAGACAACTACGAGaatcgacataaaaaaaaaaaatgcgaattAGAGAGCGCACGAGTTTCACGGcgaggaattggaagaggaggaagaggaggaggaggaggaagaggaagaggaggaggagataagagaagcggaggaggaggagcacagcaGAATAAAAGGAAACAGTTTTACAAAGATGTTTAATGAtagcaaaaaatatgaaaaattgaAGTAAAGcgaaaagacacgaaaaaaaagaagcgatAACAGAAAGGGATGAGATAACGTGACAAAAAAACGATGTATTTAAAAGAACAACAGAACAAAActtgaagaataaaaaagaaaaaagaagtcacATTCAAAATCtacacgtctttttttttccattcacttttctttcttttttcatattccaTAATTGCCTCACTTATTTCTGTTATCCAATATTTGTAAATTTGTTaaagcttttttgtgtgtgtgttcctcctctctcccccttcttccttcttcccctcctcctcctccttcttctactactactattactactactactaattcttctactactactactactactactactactacctttccccctcctcttcctactcctcctactcctcctcctcctcctcctcatcatcatcatcatccaggcTCACCGGCACACTGGGGCGGAGTCTGAGGGCAGCGCGAGTGGAGTAGGGCGGCGCCTCCACATGGACCCACACCCAACGCTGCCACGACTCACGGCTCCGAGGCAGGTCCCGAGCGGCCACGCCCTCGGActgcagggtgagagagagagagagagagagagagagagagagagagagagagagagagagagagagagagagagagagagagactgactgactgactgactgactgactgattgactggctgattaTTGGGTATATGAAAAACCTCCATCATAAGATATGGCGACAAACAGTAGTGATAAATGCTTCTAACGAATGTAAAATTTAATATTGGATTATTTTCAAGCTACGTATTAAAATTCCATGCTTCTAAAAACTCCGGTCAATAGGAATATAAGGATAATGTCAAGCTAATGTCCTCTGTAAAGACTGAtattagacgcttccgcctctcacatcaataatttcctaaggccgaaaaggaaatcagttgggttctaatgagacGATTTTTagtttcatgatacagaagaatggtcaaactaccgccaggctcatccataaaactacccctggaaatgctcacaactcctacgaaagccttgtcaaatatgtgtgcttgggcgccgaaatgttcaagaatatgtCCCTAAGTTTCTCCTCACCTGGAACAGAACAGCGGAGGCCTCGTGCTGCCTGGAGCGGTCGTGGGTGAAGACGCAGCGAGTCTCGGGACACTGCCCGGCCTGCAGGTCCACGCCGCCGCCCAACCgtacccaccacgccttcccgaACCACGTCGTCCAAAACAACACAACCTTCTCGCCATTGTGTCCTCCCACGGCCGCTGTCGACGATCCCGGTAGCCTGGGAGGTGACTCTTGCTTGTTGAGTGTCGGGAGATCGCCGTAGAGGTGGTGGCTGGCGTGGCTGGCGTGCTGGACGAAGTAAGGCTCGAGTGTGATGAACAGCAGGACCCACAGCACACGCCCCGCCGCCACGCATACGCCCGCCGCGCCCAGCCACAGCAGGGCGCGTCGGGCTCTCGCCACCCTCAGCATGGCAGTCGCAGGCGTCCATCAGCACACCCGGGAACGCGGCCACTCAGACACACTCGCCCTGCACAGCACCATGGCGGGCCTCGACTGTAAAAAGAAGGAATGTAGAATACTGCTGCTATACTACGAAAAagcaacagctactactactactactactactactactactactacaacagcaaGTGTGGATGAGGAATGTGTTGGCTCCTCTGTTTGTGGGAGTGTTGGTACTTGGTAGAATGATAGCGAGCGACTCTTTGATAGGCGTCAGAGTGGATGGGTGGTTGTGATGGCCAAGGCGCAGAGGTGGATGACTTTTGGGATATGGTTGTTTGGTGGAAATGCGAACGGGTGAGTGTGGTGGCTGTTTGGGGACGCAGGGTAAATACAAAGGTTTCCCGAAGTCACCCATACACGTTTCACATTTTCTTTGGTTCCTCTCCACAGGTTTCTATAGATTGTATTATAAGAGAAACTAAAACTTGCACTCCTCTGGAATGAAAACATATATCTACGTAGATTCCCTTACAAAAGGTAATTACTTCAATCtaagtatctggacacctctcctccagaaattgacctgtctttcggccacctctttagattctttttgggagcagcgagttgcgggcttttttattattgtttacttttttgtgcccttgagctgtatcctttgttgtaaaaaaaaagtagccaGCCATCTTGAACTGAATGCTGTACCCACATAATGTACACCCGTGACATTCAAATCTTATCCACCAGAGTAGCCAATCTTACATCTTTTGTTCTTCTCCATCGATTTTGTGAGCAAATTTCAGTTGATGATGGATCTTTTTATTGCAAACCATTACGGAGCGAAGTAAACCAGCGTAGCATACTTCTGCAGTTCTATCGTTTCGTGTACCTAAGGATTACAAGACCGTGAAAATTATACCATTTGAAAGCTTTTGAGCCAGGGAGGGACCTTGTAAGAAATAGTCCCAAAATGTTAATCAAATTAAAACAATGAACCCGTCCGATGAAGACTGAACACCAACGATCGAGTCCAGTCCAAGACGTGAGCCACAGTGACGCTCGGGTATGTTTGTTACACCGATGTACTCTGTTTTGACACACTGGTAAGCTGTGGGGAAAAGGCGAACTTACATTATAGTCTTGAAATCGGGGAATCTTGGAAGTACAGCTCAACATTTTATCATGACTCAAATATCAAACCAGCGAGAGCTCCCCTTCTtcgtctagtgtgtgtgtgtgtgtgtgtgtgtgtgtgtatagatacatagatagatagaaagacagttagatagatagacagtgatagatatatagatagatagatagatagatagatagaaagagagataaatacaTATAACATTCCTCCAGCAGCACTGCGGAAAAGTTTAGCTGTTACGATCTTTCCTGAGTCTTTcgctattctttttcttcttctatttcttttgcttcctcttcttcttctatttatttttctcttttcttttcttttcttttctttttctccttcttcttcttctttttcttcttcttcgtcttcttctatttcttttttccttttcttttttttttcttttctttttctctttttcttttttttcttttcttcttcttcttcttcttcttcttctcctcctcctccttctgtgcctCACACCCGCCATTACCTCGTACAAACATTCCATTATTCAAGCAACGCCCCATGAGAAATTTTTGTTTACCTTGCCGAGCTGTTCtctgcatttgtgtgtgtgtgtgtgtgtgtgtgtgtgttccgagaAAATATTATCATATATCAAGAAGCTTTACAGAATGGAAAAGGCTTTTGCGTAAGAAGTTTTAGAATAGTGAATATTGCtcgaaggaataataataataataataataataataataataataataataataataataataataataataataataataataataataataataataataataataataataataataataataataataataataataataataataagaagaagaagaagaagaagaagaagaagaagaagaagaagaatgatgaaaataaggaaattggaaaaaaatgagcagagagaggaggaggagaaggaggagaaggatgatgatggtgaaaattaggaggaggaggaggaggaggaggaggaggaaggggaggaggaggagggggaaaaggcgaaagaggaacaccaccaccaccaccaccaccaacaacaacaacaacaacaacaacaacaacaacaacaacaataacaacaacatcaataacaacaacaatcaggcaaccaaccaaccaaccaaacaaacaaacaaacaagtgaacaaaaaaatgaaacaaataaataaactacaaaatattaaacaacgaaaaagtcataaaaataaaaaaaataaaaaaaactaggcCATAACAAGGTTGTGAGGATAGcaatgattacacacacacacacacacacacacacacacacacacacacacacacacacacaagcgcctgTCGTGACCTCTTCTCTATGACGTCATGCCGCAgttcgatggaggaggaggagaaggaggaggaggaggaggacgaggaggaggaagggaggaggagtatatgCT is a genomic window containing:
- the LOC126985029 gene encoding alpha-(1,3)-fucosyltransferase C-like, with amino-acid sequence MLRVARARRALLWLGAAGVCVAAGRVLWVLLFITLEPYFVQHASHASHHLYGDLPTLNKQESPPRLPGSSTAAVGGHNGEKVVLFWTTWFGKAWWVRLGGGVDLQAGQCPETRCVFTHDRSRQHEASAVLFQSEGVAARDLPRSRESWQRWVWVHVEAPPYSTRAALRLRPSVPVAGAPRDLSGLFNWTMTYHPASDIMEPYGALLPLSADGGPDEPPPPAPAAVSPLSISPRSRPPFTPIRPALLDATSSTHAAYLNALHHKKTLPRLLPSPWPRYVDREPSPAGESWRAFLTRPRLVAWMSSHCYTASRREEYVRRLQQHVAVDVYGTCGPLRCSRREKHRDDSCWREVIGVRYLFYLAFENALCDAYVTEKVWRPLVHGLVPVVLGGANYSAFLPHKSFINAGSLGPLQLAHLLLRLQKNPREYAEYHLWRAFWRPTLRPPLCELCLRLHNSSQTTTQQDLDMWWRGLGRCRPGH